In Methylomonas sp. ZR1, one DNA window encodes the following:
- a CDS encoding glycosyltransferase WbuB, with amino-acid sequence MKILLYGINYLPELTGIGKYSGEMCEWLAEQKHDVRVICAPPYYPEWAVRQDYSSWQYQAESRGGVTVYRCPLFVPNQPSTVSRLLHLLSFAVSSLPVLFGQLFWKPDAVICLEPTFFCAPAALVFCKLGGSRSMLHIQDFEMDAMIGLGMGKAGFAVRMAKAFEGWLMRGFDIVSSISYSMLKNAAIKTGRSDNLFYFPNWVDTDFLRPNSDASQFRERWGISAKTRVVLYSGNMGKKQGLEIVLQAAEILKSEPDLLFIMVGTGAAQLELMQLAKQKQLKNLEFYPLQAYEDLPSLMALGNIHLVVQKRGAADAVLPSKLTAILAVGGECVITADANTELGLLCQKYPGIARCIEPENADVLAVTLRDMLFNLPENNSRKYNKVAHQFALDNLKKDQILSRLVSKLSEYNSLNV; translated from the coding sequence ATGAAGATATTGCTATATGGAATAAATTATTTGCCTGAGTTAACCGGTATAGGTAAGTACTCAGGGGAAATGTGCGAATGGCTGGCAGAACAAAAACATGATGTTCGGGTTATCTGTGCTCCGCCCTATTATCCGGAGTGGGCGGTTAGACAGGACTACTCAAGTTGGCAGTACCAAGCGGAGTCTCGAGGTGGAGTGACTGTTTATCGTTGTCCACTATTTGTTCCCAATCAACCTTCGACAGTCTCTCGTTTATTGCATCTACTGAGTTTCGCCGTTTCAAGCTTACCTGTTCTATTCGGGCAATTGTTTTGGAAGCCCGACGCGGTAATTTGTTTAGAGCCCACATTTTTCTGCGCACCGGCTGCATTAGTTTTTTGTAAGTTAGGTGGTAGTCGGTCTATGTTGCATATACAGGACTTTGAAATGGATGCGATGATAGGCTTGGGCATGGGCAAAGCCGGTTTCGCGGTCAGAATGGCTAAGGCTTTTGAAGGTTGGCTTATGCGCGGTTTTGATATTGTTTCTAGTATTTCGTACAGCATGTTGAAAAATGCCGCGATAAAAACAGGTCGGTCCGATAATTTGTTTTATTTCCCAAACTGGGTTGACACTGATTTTCTCAGGCCAAATTCCGATGCTAGTCAATTTAGGGAGCGTTGGGGGATTTCTGCTAAAACAAGAGTTGTACTTTATTCAGGCAATATGGGTAAAAAGCAAGGTCTAGAAATTGTTTTACAAGCTGCTGAAATATTGAAGAGTGAGCCTGATTTATTGTTTATCATGGTCGGCACTGGGGCAGCGCAGTTGGAGCTAATGCAATTGGCCAAGCAAAAGCAGTTGAAAAATTTAGAGTTTTACCCTTTACAAGCTTATGAAGATTTGCCGTCATTAATGGCATTAGGAAACATTCATTTAGTTGTTCAAAAACGGGGAGCAGCCGATGCTGTGTTGCCTTCGAAATTGACCGCAATTTTAGCGGTTGGTGGTGAGTGTGTGATTACTGCCGACGCCAATACTGAGTTGGGCTTGCTTTGTCAAAAATATCCCGGAATTGCCCGGTGCATAGAACCTGAAAATGCTGATGTACTTGCGGTAACACTTCGTGACATGCTCTTTAATTTACCGGAAAATAAT